GCTGCGCAGTCCAGCGGGAGCAAGCTCCCTCGCCACAGTATGAGTTCATCAAGTGGGCCGCGAATCGTTCGAAAGCGGCTTGTCAGGCATCCAATTCGCCTCAGCCTCACACAAAAAAACCGCGCCCCCCCCCGAGGGCCGCGGTTTTTTATGCCTTGCGATTACTGCTGCAACACAGTCGCCCGGTTGTCACTGCCCAACTGCTGAACCGTCGCCATTTGGGTCACGCCGCTCTGATCAACACTGGCCATGTTCCCGGTACCGCCCTGGGTCACGTAGGCGACGTTCATGGTGTCAGCCTGTTTGACGCTGATCATGTTGTCGCTGCCATACAGCTGCGTGGTGAATGCCTGGTTGCCCGTGCCGGACTGGTCGAACTCGGTGGTGTTGCCGGTGCCGTTGGTGGTGCCCTGGGCCAGGTTGGTGGTGCCGCGCTGGTCGGCGATCAGGATGTTGTCGCTGCCGTTCTGGTCGAAGTACAGCTCGTTATAGGAGTCGGCCTGGCTGATGGTGGTTTTGTTGCCTGTGCCGGTCTGGTTGGTGGTCATGATGTGGCCGACGCCATCCTGGTTGAAGCTGGCGATGTTGCCATTGCCGGCCTGGGTGACGGTCGCACGCTGGTTGCTGCCGAATTGGCCGCCCAGTTGCGGGCCTTTCCAGTTGCTGGCGTAGACCTTGTTTTCGGTACCCACGGAGGTGGCGTTCAGCACATGGCTGTCGCCGCTCTGGTAGGTGAAGTGCACGTTGCCGGTGCCTTGCTGGTACAGCGCGAGCACCGAGCCGACGGAGTCGAACTGGTCGGCGTAGATGGCGTTGACGTCGCCAACTTGCAGGACCTGGGCGTTGTTGTTTTGGCCGAAGCTTTGGTCGACCACGGTTTCGTTGGTTTGTCCGTACTGGTTGACGGTGGCTTGACTATTAGCGGTTTGCCCGCCTTGCCAGACTTCACTGCCGTTGAAGTCGCCGAACTGGTTGATCGTGATGACGCCGCCGTTGCCGTCGCGTTGGTCGCCATAGGCATAGTTGCCTTCGCCGGCCTGGTTGATGCCGATCTCGCCGCCCATGTGCGCGATCTGCTCAGTGGTGCCGTAGTTGGCGGTGCCGTACTGGATGATCGTCGCGTTGTTGGCGATGCCCAGTTGAATCTGCTCGATATTGGCCTCGTTGGCGTCACCGAACTGGAAGGTCTGGCCTTTGGTGGCTTCCTGGCTGTCCTGATAGAGGAACGAGAAATTGCCGCTGCCCGTCTGTTGTTGCAGCGCCTGGTTTTCGCCCATGCCGATCGATTGACTGGCATGGCTGATGTTGAGACTGCCGACCTGTTGCTGGACGATGGTGCTGCCGTTCTCGAACAGTTGCTCAGCGTAACCGGCGTTGAAGTCGCCGGCCTGATCCTGGGTGATGGTGCCGGTGGCGGTGTCTTGCACCGCCATGGCATCGTTACCCTCGCCGAGTTGCTGTTGGGCTGCGGTACTGAACGGGGCCGCGGTCTGTTTCACTTCGGCAATGTTGGCGGTGCCGACCTGGGACTGGTTGGAAACGCTGTCGTCGGCCATTGCCTGGGCACTGACAATGACCAGGATGGCAGCGGTGAGGGGCGTCAGTTTGAACATGATGAAACCTCCAAGTGGTGCAGTGCTTTAGCGATATTGTTTGACCGAAACGCTCATGCCATTTCCCGACTGGGTCACGGCGCTTGAAAGTCCCGTACCGGCCTGGTCGATGCTGGCGTCGTTGTTATTGCCGTTCTGCGAAATCTGCGCGCGGTTGTGGCTGCCGTTTTGCGTGATTGAGGCGGCGTTGCCGGAACCTTGCTGGGTAATCAATGCCATGAGGTCGCTGCCTTGTTGCAGGATCCAGGCTTCCTGGTTACTGCCCGACTGGACGATGGTGCCGAGCAACGACTGGCCGTTCTGTTGCACCAGCGCCACGTTGGCCTGGCCGTTCTGGTCGATCAGCGCGTGCTGGCCAACCGGTGGAGGCAACTCGCCGAGGTCGGCGGAGGGTGCCAGGTCGTCGTTCTCCATCAAATCGTCGGCACGCGCGCCTGCACTGCTGCAAAGCAGAAGCAGGCAGAGCAGGGCGGCGGTCGGCGTTTTCATGGCGCTGTCCTGTGGGAAGAGGCCGGCCCCACCCACCGAATCGGCGGGTGGGGCGAGGGCTCAGTTGGAGATGACCGTCACGGTACGCACGGTGCCTTGGGACGAGGTGATGGTGGCTGTCGGGTTCGCCGACGGAATCACCGTGGTGCTGTTGCTCACCGTCAACCGCCAGCGACCGGTCACCGGCACCGTGGTGGTGCCTAGAGTTGCCAGCCCTGTCGGGGTGCTGACCTTGACGGTGATGACGTTGCCGGTAATCACCGATGAGGTACCTGCAAAGTCCCAGGTAAAGCGGTTGTTGGAGCGCGCCGACACCGTGGCCGTGGTGACCGTGAAGGTTTCCGCAGCAGGCCGTGGCGAGACTTGCACCGTGACGGTAGCGGGAGCCGACAGGGCGCCGAAGCTGTCCCGGGCGACGTAGGTGAAGGTTGTGGTGAAGGCCGTAGTGACCGTCGCTGGTGGGGTGTAGGTGATGACGGTGCCATCGGTGCTGACGCTGCCGCGATTGAGTGCCGGTTGGGTCAGGCTGGCGACGGCGAGCGGCACGTTGCCTTCCGGATCGGTGTCGTTGGCCAGCACGTTGATCGGTATCGCCACGCCGAGGGTCGCGATGCTGTCGGCGACGGCCACCGGAGACTGGTTCGGCGCCACGGTGATGGTCACGGTCGCCGGAGCGGTCGAGGCCAGGCCTTTGACGTCTTGAGCCTTGTAGGTGAAGGTCGCTGTCAGCGGTGCATTGACCACGGCTGGCGGG
This region of Pseudomonas mandelii genomic DNA includes:
- a CDS encoding curlin; its protein translation is MFKLTPLTAAILVIVSAQAMADDSVSNQSQVGTANIAEVKQTAAPFSTAAQQQLGEGNDAMAVQDTATGTITQDQAGDFNAGYAEQLFENGSTIVQQQVGSLNISHASQSIGMGENQALQQQTGSGNFSFLYQDSQEATKGQTFQFGDANEANIEQIQLGIANNATIIQYGTANYGTTEQIAHMGGEIGINQAGEGNYAYGDQRDGNGGVITINQFGDFNGSEVWQGGQTANSQATVNQYGQTNETVVDQSFGQNNNAQVLQVGDVNAIYADQFDSVGSVLALYQQGTGNVHFTYQSGDSHVLNATSVGTENKVYASNWKGPQLGGQFGSNQRATVTQAGNGNIASFNQDGVGHIMTTNQTGTGNKTTISQADSYNELYFDQNGSDNILIADQRGTTNLAQGTTNGTGNTTEFDQSGTGNQAFTTQLYGSDNMISVKQADTMNVAYVTQGGTGNMASVDQSGVTQMATVQQLGSDNRATVLQQ
- a CDS encoding curlin; the encoded protein is MKTPTAALLCLLLLCSSAGARADDLMENDDLAPSADLGELPPPVGQHALIDQNGQANVALVQQNGQSLLGTIVQSGSNQEAWILQQGSDLMALITQQGSGNAASITQNGSHNRAQISQNGNNNDASIDQAGTGLSSAVTQSGNGMSVSVKQYR